ACACCAGAATCAACTGGCGGCATAGGGCCTGGAAAATGGTTGAGTGTTGGAGATACCGCCCTTCGTAACGATCTGGCTTCTCCAGGCGGCGTCAACCTGGTGAATGGTGCGGCAAAACAATCTGATTTAGTGGCGCTCACAGGTAGAGTCACGGCCGTTGAGAATATTGTCTATTATCGCGGTAAAACCGCAGCCACATTAGGGAAGCTCCTCCAGGCTGGAACGGCATTAAAAATTAAGGGGTTTGGTGACTCAACAATGAAAGGTGCACGTTCAGGCGATATTAACAACGTCAGCCCTAACGAACCGATGAAAATGCTGAAAGAAGCGTTGCTGCTAATCACAGGCGTTAATTGCACCGTCACTAATTATGGCATTAATAGCACAACTCTTTACGACATGATGAGAGGAACTGATAACCCGGAAGGGAAGACCTATGAGCAAAGACTGACTGAATCAGCATGCGATATTGTTTATTGCAACCATGGGATCAACGATAACCAGACGGGAAAAGATATTTTAACCTATCGACTAGACCTCATCGATTTTGTAAATATTTCAAGAAAAAATAATGCTGTCCCTGTTCTTGTAACGCCAAACCCGAACGTTCCAATACTAACCGGCACTCCAGCAAACAATAGAAGGCTTAAATTATTTGTGGATGTGATGCGTCAGGTTGCGAGGGATATGTGCGTAGACCTGGTTGATCAGCATGAGTTGTTCAATCAGTCGACCAATGTTATCAGCCCAAGCGTGTCTTTCCCGGACGGCGTGCACCCATCCGATGCCGCATATCGGCAGGCTGGTTATAACCTCGCGATGCCTTTGACTACCTATCACGAGATTTCCAATGCTGGCGATAATGCTGGGCTCGACGGAAGCCAGTTTTTTACGAACTCAACGAATTACACGATTACAGAGCATGGATCGAGATGTGGTCCCACCATGACAATGACCAAGGAATCGTCAGTGACCGGGTTGAACTATCCGGTTAAATTCGCTAAGGGTCAGAAGGCAATTCAATTAAATCAGCTGCAATGGACAGGCGCATGCATTGCATCTGTTACAGACAATGCTGATTCAATGGGAATTATTTATCCTCAGAAGCAGTACGGCGGACCGGACTTCAACTGGGATTCAACCACTAAGTTTTACCGTCCAATGTATGCAGGGTTGCATGTAATAGGCATTAACTTACAGCAAAGCGCATCCATTGGTAATGACATGACATTTTCAGGAGTAATATTACCAACACTTAATATTGCCTCAACCACGACTCGGAATAATAAAAATTATTCCTCAGAAATGATCGGTCTTGGCGATGCTATTTGTTTCAATGCTGCAATGAGTGATGGAACAGAAATCATTCTCAGCGACTTCAATGGGGTTAAGGCCGCATCAGTCAAACTTACATCAGGAACATTGAGGCTAGGCCTGTTTTTAAATGGATCTGAGACGCAGGGTGTTAATCTTGGTACTGGCGTTACGGCGGGTACATTTGCCATTCAGTTCATAGTCAATTCAACAGGGATTCAGTGTGATGTTGGCATCTTGACGGCTACTTTAACAACAGTCACCAACCTGCCAAATCTCAAGCTTTTCAACTCAGGGATTCCGTTTGTAATAAGCAAGGCTTAATGTGGTAATATTCACTCACCACAAATAATCTAAGCCTGATTTCATGAATTTTCGTTATGATATCAACGGACTGCGTGCGTTTGCAGTATTCGCTGTAGTCCTTTTCCATTTTAACCCAACTTGGTTGCCTGGCGGATTTGCGGGCGTCGATGTGTTTTTTGTTATATCTGGTTATTTAATGACCAGAATAATTGTTGGCAGATATGATACAGGAAAGTTATCAGTCTGGGGATTTTACCTTGATCGAGGTCGACGAATAATTCCTGCGCTGGCATTTCTGTGTGCTGTGTTGATGGCTTATGGCATCTGGAAGTTGTCACCGATTGGCCTGACACAGTTAGCTAAACACACAGTTGGTAGCCTGTTGTTTATCTCTAACGGAATGTATTGGCTCGAGTCAGGCTACTTTGATGCCTCCTCACACACAAAATGGCTGCTTCATACCTGGTCTTTGTCGGTGGAGTGGCAATTTTATCTTATTTATCCTTTCATCATTCTCTGTCTTGTCAGATATTTAGGTCGGAATCGTCTCGGTGTAGGGTTAATAGGCGTATGTGGATTGTCGTACGCATTGTCCATTCTAACCCCTGAATCGCATCAAAGTTCGGCGTTTTATCTGATCCATACGCGTGCGTGGGAGATGGTGGCAGGTGGGCTGGTTTGCCTTTACCCTTTGGGCCTAACCGCAAAACGAGCAAAATTTGTCGAGTTGACAGGGTTTATTCTGGTTTTGGCGTCTTATCTTTTAATGAGCGAGCGTGTTGCGTGGCCGGGGTATATGGCACTGATTCCTGTTCTCGGTGCCAGCATGATTCTTGCTGCAAATAGGCATGACTCCATCCTCACCAATAACAGGTTTGCGCAGTTCCTCGGAACGACATCGTATTCTATTTACCTGTGGCATTGGCCCGTCGTCGTATACATGCTTCAGAATGAAATTTCTGGCGCTTCGGCTTCGCTATGCGGCATCGTAGTATCCATTATGCTTGGATGGATATCGTATACACTGGTAGAAAACAGACTTCGCGGCGACAAATCTCTCAAATTGAAGGCGTCTTTCGCTCGTCGGCACGTTCTGGCAGCAGCATTCAGTGTTGTTCTGGCATCAGGTTTATTTGTTTATCAATCTGAAGGTCTTCCATCTCGCTACGATGGGAAAATTAATGAACTGACCAAGATTAAGGATGTTTA
This region of Enterobacter asburiae genomic DNA includes:
- a CDS encoding GDSL-type esterase/lipase family protein, yielding MTTYNTGNPIGSTDPRDLYDNAQNYDFALNSLTEAIWLDRFGVGRRTWYGLEVMVADAAASYGIITLSGVSFTTGATVNLNEALLNTANNTYYKWTGSFPAGGKVVPPSSTPESTGGIGPGKWLSVGDTALRNDLASPGGVNLVNGAAKQSDLVALTGRVTAVENIVYYRGKTAATLGKLLQAGTALKIKGFGDSTMKGARSGDINNVSPNEPMKMLKEALLLITGVNCTVTNYGINSTTLYDMMRGTDNPEGKTYEQRLTESACDIVYCNHGINDNQTGKDILTYRLDLIDFVNISRKNNAVPVLVTPNPNVPILTGTPANNRRLKLFVDVMRQVARDMCVDLVDQHELFNQSTNVISPSVSFPDGVHPSDAAYRQAGYNLAMPLTTYHEISNAGDNAGLDGSQFFTNSTNYTITEHGSRCGPTMTMTKESSVTGLNYPVKFAKGQKAIQLNQLQWTGACIASVTDNADSMGIIYPQKQYGGPDFNWDSTTKFYRPMYAGLHVIGINLQQSASIGNDMTFSGVILPTLNIASTTTRNNKNYSSEMIGLGDAICFNAAMSDGTEIILSDFNGVKAASVKLTSGTLRLGLFLNGSETQGVNLGTGVTAGTFAIQFIVNSTGIQCDVGILTATLTTVTNLPNLKLFNSGIPFVISKA
- a CDS encoding acyltransferase family protein; this encodes MNFRYDINGLRAFAVFAVVLFHFNPTWLPGGFAGVDVFFVISGYLMTRIIVGRYDTGKLSVWGFYLDRGRRIIPALAFLCAVLMAYGIWKLSPIGLTQLAKHTVGSLLFISNGMYWLESGYFDASSHTKWLLHTWSLSVEWQFYLIYPFIILCLVRYLGRNRLGVGLIGVCGLSYALSILTPESHQSSAFYLIHTRAWEMVAGGLVCLYPLGLTAKRAKFVELTGFILVLASYLLMSERVAWPGYMALIPVLGASMILAANRHDSILTNNRFAQFLGTTSYSIYLWHWPVVVYMLQNEISGASASLCGIVVSIMLGWISYTLVENRLRGDKSLKLKASFARRHVLAAAFSVVLASGLFVYQSEGLPSRYDGKINELTKIKDVYSFFEIPAVWRNGVCHSSPIGMSEQERIRQCAETGKHKIFLWGDSYAAALYPGLKALQKETKKSFSIEQFTDGNGSPFFTNLSLADNKKDLITTNEEKLQILAAIKPEKVVITWMVLGSNTIQDPAQAVAGIKDTIARIRRASPATEIIVIGPVPQWNENLVAIMLKYWDQFGTYPPKYMEYGLNKGMFAWDELLSKELKADGVEYISAMKELCNDQGCVTRVGEDAHSLAAADWGHLTPAASRYFIERIKDKLLPQ